One Coffea arabica cultivar ET-39 chromosome 5c, Coffea Arabica ET-39 HiFi, whole genome shotgun sequence DNA window includes the following coding sequences:
- the LOC113690810 gene encoding protein NDR1-like: MSDPSSSGGGCCRCCCSFILTSGLTAFFMWLSLRGSKPSCSIEDFYVPSLNATDNSTTTRSNHTLYFDLRLKNEMKDKGVGYDDLNLTFFYVQNGSLGIANYTVPSFYQGHDKKARRKELVQTYGVPWEAAYRAVSNGSTVTFRVGLTTRVRYKILFWYTKRHGLKVGANLDVNNSGKKINKKGIRLKSGAPESVRCPGLVVISIALYFLVLLL, from the coding sequence ATGTCAGACCCCAGCAGCAGTGGAGGAGGGTGTTGCCGATGCTGCTGCAGCTTCATATTGACCTCAGGCCTAACAGCCTTTTTCATGTGGCTAAGTCTTCGTGGGTCTAAACCCTCATGCTCCATAGAAGACTTTTATGTTCCTTCCCTGAATGCAACAGATAATTCCACCACTACTAGAAGCAACCACACTCTTTACTTTGATCTGAGGCTCAAGAATGAAATGAAGGACAAAGGTGTAGGCTATGATGATCTGAATCTCACCTTCTTTTATGTTCAAAATGGTAGCCTTGGAATAGCAAACTATACCGTCCCCAGTTTCTACCAGGGTCATGACAAGAAAGCTCGCCGGAAAGAGCTGGTGCAGACATATGGGGTGCCGTGGGAGGCTGCTTACAGGGCGGTGTCAAATGGGTCCACGGTGACTTTCCGGGTGGGATTGACCACGAGGGTGAGGTACAAGATTCTGTTTTGGTATACCAAGAGACATGGCTTGAAGGTGGGGGCTAATCTGGATGTCAATAATTCTGGTAAAAAAATCAACAAGAAGGGCATCAGACTCAAGTCCGGCGCACCGGAGTCGGTTCGCTGTCCTGGGCTAGTGGTAATTTCGATTGCATTGTATTTCTTGGTTCTGCTATTGTAG
- the LOC113690811 gene encoding uncharacterized protein has product MPPVAPRSGDAIFASVERVNAELFTLTYGAIVRQLLTDLEEVEEVNKQLDQMGYNIGIRLIDEFLAKSNVSRCVDFKETAEVIAKVGFKMFLGVTATVTNWDAEGTTCSLVLEDNPLVDFVELPDTCQGLYYCNVLSGVIRGALEMVSMKTEVTWIRDMLRGDDAFEMQVKLVKQVPEEYPYKDDE; this is encoded by the exons ATGCCTCCCGTTGCTCCCAGATCCGGTGACGCCATTTTCGCCAGCGTGGAACGGGTG AACGCGGAGCTTTTCACTCTAACCTATGGCGCGATCGTTCGTCAGCTGCTAACCGATCTGGAAGAGGTCGAGGAAGTCAACAAGCAGCTTGACCAGAT GGGTTATAATATTGGGATTCGGCTAATCGATGAGTTTCTTGCGAAGTCCAATGTTTCTAGATGTGTGGATTTCAAGGAAACTGCTGAAGTCATTGCCAAG GTTGGTTTCAAAATGTTCCTAGGGGTCACTGCAACTGTGACTAATTGGGATGCTGAGGGTACAACCTGCAGTCTTGTTTTGGAAGATAACCCGCTGGTAGATTTTGTTGAACTTCCTGACACTTGTCAAGGCTTGTATTATTGCAACGTCCTGAGTGGAGTTATCAGGGGAGCTCTGGAGATG GTGTCAATGAAAACTGAAGTGACATGGATCCGTGATATGCTGAGAGGGGATGATGCATTTGAAATGCAAGTGAAGCTTGTGAAGCAAGTTCCTGAGGAGTACCCCTACAAAGATGATGAGTAA